A genomic segment from Nocardia cyriacigeorgica GUH-2 encodes:
- a CDS encoding SCO5389 family protein: MSLDVPTALLERAERGEIDDAEFVECVKNSLPYAWEVVSRVAGELQEGTAEFADNEVPPPDEVARGQLLRALASDAIRGGLERHFGVKLAFQNCHRVAAFPLSAVGGETYTKFISTRAQLLNQSPELRNC, translated from the coding sequence ATGTCCCTCGATGTCCCCACCGCACTGCTCGAACGCGCCGAACGCGGCGAAATAGACGACGCCGAATTCGTCGAATGTGTCAAGAACTCCCTGCCCTACGCCTGGGAAGTGGTCAGCCGGGTGGCCGGTGAATTACAGGAGGGCACGGCGGAATTCGCCGACAACGAGGTACCGCCGCCGGACGAGGTCGCCCGCGGTCAACTGCTGCGCGCCCTGGCCTCCGATGCGATTCGCGGTGGCCTGGAACGGCATTTCGGGGTGAAGCTGGCCTTCCAGAACTGCCACCGGGTGGCGGCGTTCCCGCTGTCGGCCGTCGGCGGCGAGACCTACACCAAGTTCATCAGCACCCGCGCCCAGCTGCTCAACCAGAGCCCGGAACTACGTAACTGCTAG
- a CDS encoding NAD(P)H-dependent flavin oxidoreductase, translated as MIIDDIDVPIVLAPMAGGPSTPELTAAVAEAGGFGVLAAGYLTASALAERIAATRAATTRPFGVNLFVPTPPTPPAAYAGYLDRLRARFPVGEPKHDTDDWDAKLDLLTAEPVAVVTFTFGCPSAAEVARLHKAGSEVWVTVTAPAEAAIAVEAGADVLIAQGAEAGGHRATFVDRVDDDATDPLALLTLLQLLTAATDRPVIAAGGLATGAGIAAALAAGACAAQVGTAFLRCPEAGTNQLLREAVGTATPTMLTRAFTGRRARGVRNRFLTDYTAGAPVAYPEIHYATAPLRAAARTAGDADAVNLWAGQAHSLTRQLPAAELVATLAAETKTALESALSRRIQSC; from the coding sequence GTGATCATCGACGACATCGACGTACCGATCGTGCTCGCCCCGATGGCGGGCGGACCCTCCACTCCCGAACTCACCGCTGCGGTCGCCGAGGCCGGCGGATTCGGCGTACTGGCCGCCGGCTACCTCACCGCGAGCGCCCTCGCCGAACGCATCGCCGCCACCCGCGCGGCGACCACTCGGCCGTTCGGGGTGAATCTGTTCGTCCCCACCCCGCCGACCCCGCCCGCCGCGTACGCCGGATACCTCGACAGGCTGCGCGCGCGGTTCCCGGTGGGCGAGCCGAAGCACGACACCGACGACTGGGACGCCAAGCTCGACCTGCTGACCGCCGAACCCGTCGCCGTCGTGACGTTCACCTTCGGCTGCCCGTCCGCGGCCGAGGTGGCGAGGCTGCACAAGGCGGGCTCGGAGGTCTGGGTGACGGTCACCGCCCCCGCCGAGGCCGCCATCGCCGTCGAGGCGGGCGCCGATGTGCTCATCGCCCAGGGCGCCGAGGCGGGCGGCCATCGCGCCACCTTCGTCGACCGGGTCGACGACGACGCCACCGATCCCCTCGCCCTGCTGACCCTGCTACAACTGCTCACCGCCGCGACCGACCGCCCGGTCATCGCGGCGGGCGGCCTGGCCACCGGCGCGGGCATCGCCGCCGCGCTCGCCGCCGGTGCGTGTGCCGCCCAAGTCGGCACCGCGTTCCTGCGCTGCCCCGAGGCCGGCACCAATCAACTCCTGCGCGAGGCCGTCGGCACCGCGACCCCGACCATGCTGACCCGCGCCTTCACCGGACGACGCGCCCGTGGCGTCCGCAACCGCTTCCTCACCGACTACACCGCCGGCGCCCCCGTCGCCTACCCGGAGATCCACTACGCCACAGCGCCGTTGCGAGCAGCCGCCCGCACCGCCGGTGACGCCGACGCGGTGAACCTCTGGGCCGGCCAAGCACATTCGCTGACCAGGCAACTCCCCGCCGCCGAGCTGGTCGCCACGCTGGCTGCCGAGACGAAAACCGCGCTGGAGTCGGCACTTTCACGACGAATCCAGTCTTGTTGA